In one Lolium rigidum isolate FL_2022 chromosome 3, APGP_CSIRO_Lrig_0.1, whole genome shotgun sequence genomic region, the following are encoded:
- the LOC124700454 gene encoding syntaxin-61-like yields MTPAQDPFYIVKDEIQDSIDKVQDTFNQWKQTPENTGEYVHLTRELLTTCESVQWQVDELEKAISVAERDPAYYGLNEVEIGKRRSWTSTARNQVVSIRRNVEAGKHKTAYGRSVNPSELGRSKQHIAQDNDDFIASESDQQMLLMKQQDDELDMLSASVQRIGGVGLTIHEELVGQEKLLGELSLDMETTSNRLDFVQKRVAMVLKKASLKGQIMMIAFLVILFIILFVLVFLT; encoded by the exons ATGACCCCCGCGCAGGACCCCTTCTACATCGTCAAGGACGAGATCCAGGACTCC ATTGACAAAGTACAAGACACTTTCAATCAATGGAAGCAAACACCTGAAAACACAGGAGAGTATGTACATCTGACAAGAGAACTGCTAACCACCTGTGAAAGTGTCCAGTGGCAG GTGGATGAGTTAGAGAAGGCAATTTCAGTTGCCGAGAGAGATCCAGCTTACTATGGACTTAATGAAGTCGAAATTGGAAAAAGGAGGAGCTGGACAAGCACTGCCCGCAACCAG GTGGTTTCCATACGGCGGAATGTTGAAGCTGGGAAACACAAGACTGCATATGGACGTTCAGTCAATCCGTCTGAATTAGGCAGATCCAAGCAGCACATTGCTCAGGATAATGATGACTTCATTGCTTCAGAATCTGATCAGCAGATGCTTCTGATGAA GCAGCAGGATGATGAGTTGGATATGCTTAGTGCCAGTGTCCAGCGAATTGGAGGTGTAGGTCTCACCATACACGAAGAGCTTGTCGGACAG GAGAAACTTTTGGGTGAACTGAGCCTTGACATGGAAACTACTTCCAATCGGCTTGATTTCGTACAG AAAAGAGTGGCTATGGTTCTGAAGAAGGCCAGCTTGAAAGGGCAGATCATGATGATAGCTTTCTTGGTGATTCTTTTCATCATCCTTTTCGTTTTGGTGTTTTTGACTTGA